In Desulfosediminicola ganghwensis, a single window of DNA contains:
- a CDS encoding HDIG domain-containing metalloprotein yields MSEINGYGIERDEALALVQEHVKSQNLINHSLAAEVVLRAMAERLGEDVEKWGLAGLLHDLDVELEPELATHTTRTVAILQEKGVSDEIVEAIKLHNLEAHPGEVRSTHLQHALAAGETITGLVIASALVRPDKSLASVKVKSIRKRYKEKAFARGANREIIAECEQCGIPLADFCELSLTAMQQISDQLGL; encoded by the coding sequence ATGTCCGAAATAAATGGATACGGGATAGAGCGCGACGAGGCCCTTGCCCTGGTGCAGGAGCACGTAAAAAGTCAGAACCTCATCAACCACTCCCTTGCAGCCGAAGTTGTTCTGCGGGCTATGGCCGAGCGCCTTGGTGAAGACGTGGAGAAATGGGGGCTGGCCGGTTTATTACACGACCTCGATGTGGAACTTGAGCCTGAACTTGCCACACACACCACCAGAACTGTAGCTATTTTGCAGGAAAAAGGTGTGAGTGATGAGATTGTTGAGGCTATTAAGCTGCATAATCTCGAAGCACATCCTGGCGAAGTCCGTTCAACGCATTTGCAGCATGCCCTTGCTGCCGGTGAGACCATTACCGGTCTGGTTATTGCCTCAGCGCTGGTGCGACCCGATAAGTCGTTGGCTTCGGTAAAAGTTAAATCGATCCGGAAACGATATAAAGAGAAGGCTTTTGCCCGGGGTGCCAACCGGGAAATAATCGCCGAATGTGAGCAGTGCGGTATTCCTCTGGCGGATTTTTGCGAATTGAGCCTTACCGCCATGCAGCAGATTTCCGACCAGCTCGGCTTGTAA
- the dnaK gene encoding molecular chaperone DnaK produces the protein MGKIIGIDLGTTNSCVAIMEGGDPKVIANVEGNRTTPSVVAFTDNKERLVGQVAKRQAVTNPERTLHAIKRLIGRKFADAEVKRSIEISPFKIVEGTNGSVSVEVEGKVYRPAEISAMVLAKMKQTAEEYLGEEVTEAVVTVPAYFNDSQRQATKDAGKIAGLNVQRIINEPTAASLAYGLDKKGEEKIAVFDLGGGTFDVSILEIGDGVFEVKSTNGDTFLGGEDFDMRIVNWLADEFKREQGIDLRGDKMALQRLKEEAEKAKMELSTTKETDINLPFITADASGPKHLNLKLSRAKFENLVGDLVERTVQPCVTAIKDAGLSASEIDEVILVGGMTRMPMVQAKVKEIFGKEPNKGVNPDEVVAIGAAIQGGVLQGDVKDVLLLDVTPLSLGIETLGGITTKLIEKNTTVPTKKSQVFSTAADNQPAVSIHVLQGEREMAQDNKTIGRFELSDIPPAPRGVPQIEVTFDLDANGILHVGAKDLGTNKEQSIRITASSGLTEEEIEKMTKDAELHAEEDKKRKELIETRNQADAMVHATEKSLTDLGDKVDAETKANVEKEIENVKSVMESDDVDTIKAAVEALTAASHKLAELMYAQASKDNPEGGAGGPGAAGGAGAAGGSKKKDDDDIVDADFEEVK, from the coding sequence ATGGGTAAGATTATCGGAATTGACTTGGGAACCACTAACTCCTGTGTAGCTATTATGGAAGGTGGCGACCCGAAGGTTATCGCAAATGTCGAGGGCAACAGAACAACTCCATCAGTTGTTGCTTTTACAGACAACAAGGAACGCCTGGTTGGCCAGGTAGCAAAACGTCAGGCGGTAACCAACCCCGAGCGTACCCTTCATGCGATCAAGCGCCTTATCGGACGTAAATTTGCTGATGCCGAGGTTAAGCGCTCCATAGAAATCAGCCCTTTCAAGATTGTTGAAGGAACGAACGGCAGCGTATCCGTTGAGGTAGAGGGCAAGGTATACCGCCCGGCAGAGATCTCTGCGATGGTTCTGGCCAAGATGAAGCAGACCGCAGAGGAGTATCTCGGGGAAGAGGTTACCGAGGCAGTGGTAACAGTGCCTGCATACTTCAACGATTCTCAGCGACAGGCAACCAAGGACGCTGGTAAAATCGCAGGTCTTAACGTTCAGCGCATCATTAACGAGCCTACTGCAGCTTCCCTTGCATACGGACTTGATAAGAAAGGTGAGGAGAAGATCGCGGTATTCGACCTTGGTGGTGGTACCTTCGACGTTTCCATCCTTGAGATCGGTGACGGTGTATTTGAGGTTAAGTCCACCAACGGTGACACTTTCCTCGGTGGCGAAGACTTCGATATGCGTATCGTAAACTGGCTCGCAGACGAGTTCAAGCGCGAGCAGGGCATTGACCTGCGTGGCGACAAAATGGCTCTGCAGCGCCTGAAAGAAGAGGCTGAGAAGGCCAAGATGGAACTCTCTACTACCAAAGAGACCGACATCAATCTGCCGTTTATTACCGCAGACGCTTCAGGCCCAAAACATCTCAACCTCAAGTTGAGCCGTGCCAAATTCGAGAACCTGGTTGGTGATCTGGTTGAGCGTACTGTTCAACCGTGTGTCACAGCGATCAAAGATGCCGGTCTCTCCGCATCCGAAATCGATGAGGTTATCCTCGTTGGTGGTATGACCCGTATGCCGATGGTTCAGGCAAAAGTTAAAGAGATCTTCGGTAAAGAGCCGAACAAAGGTGTTAACCCGGATGAGGTCGTTGCCATCGGTGCAGCAATTCAGGGTGGTGTACTCCAGGGCGATGTGAAAGACGTTCTGCTGCTTGACGTTACTCCTCTCTCTCTCGGTATTGAGACCCTCGGCGGCATTACCACCAAGCTGATCGAGAAAAACACTACTGTTCCAACCAAGAAGAGCCAGGTATTCTCCACTGCGGCAGATAATCAGCCTGCGGTATCCATCCACGTACTCCAGGGTGAGCGTGAGATGGCTCAGGACAATAAAACCATCGGGCGCTTTGAGCTTTCAGATATTCCGCCGGCACCTCGCGGTGTACCGCAGATTGAAGTAACTTTCGATCTTGATGCCAACGGTATCCTGCATGTTGGCGCTAAAGATCTCGGCACCAATAAAGAGCAGTCCATCCGCATTACCGCTTCTTCCGGGCTTACCGAGGAAGAAATTGAGAAGATGACCAAGGATGCAGAGCTGCACGCCGAGGAAGATAAGAAGCGCAAAGAACTGATCGAGACCCGTAACCAGGCAGATGCCATGGTTCACGCCACCGAGAAGAGCCTCACCGATCTTGGTGACAAGGTGGATGCTGAAACCAAGGCCAACGTGGAAAAAGAAATTGAGAACGTCAAGAGCGTCATGGAAAGTGACGATGTTGACACCATTAAGGCAGCTGTTGAGGCACTTACTGCCGCTTCCCATAAACTCGCTGAGCTGATGTATGCGCAGGCTTCCAAGGACAACCCTGAGGGTGGTGCCGGCGGTCCAGGTGCAGCAGGCGGCGCAGGCGCAGCTGGTGGTTCTAAGAAAAAGGATGATGATGACATCGTCGATGCCGACTTCGAAGAAGTGAAGTAA
- a CDS encoding nucleotide exchange factor GrpE — MVSKVTKDNDLQEENEKLEQEDIVSSEEAAAGSTEEEAPDLEKELVAAREEIAELRDKMLRTAAESENFKKRMERERAAALKYSGEQIFREILPAVDNLERAIGHCNDMDDAEANFKAFLEGVQLTLKSLVTALEKFEVKAVDSIGKPFDPNHQEALTMEASDSVPANHVVNEFEKGYYYKDRLLRAAKVIVSSGKVND; from the coding sequence ATGGTGAGCAAAGTTACGAAAGACAATGATCTTCAGGAAGAGAACGAAAAGCTCGAGCAGGAAGATATTGTGTCGTCTGAAGAAGCTGCAGCAGGTAGCACTGAAGAAGAGGCACCGGATTTAGAGAAAGAGCTTGTTGCTGCCAGGGAAGAGATTGCAGAACTTCGTGACAAGATGCTGCGGACGGCCGCTGAGTCAGAAAATTTCAAAAAGCGCATGGAACGTGAGCGAGCTGCAGCCTTAAAATACTCTGGTGAGCAGATCTTCAGAGAAATTCTGCCGGCAGTGGATAACCTGGAACGTGCTATTGGCCACTGCAACGATATGGACGACGCAGAGGCAAATTTCAAAGCATTTCTGGAGGGAGTTCAGCTTACACTGAAGAGTCTGGTCACTGCCCTTGAGAAGTTTGAGGTAAAGGCCGTTGATTCGATTGGGAAACCGTTTGACCCCAATCATCAGGAGGCTCTGACCATGGAGGCCAGCGATTCCGTTCCGGCTAATCATGTAGTCAATGAATTTGAGAAGGGCTATTACTATAAAGACAGGCTGCTCAGGGCTGCGAAAGTTATAGTATCGTCCGGCAAGGTTAATGATTAA
- a CDS encoding asparaginase — MKDITILTTGGTIDKIYFDAKSEYEVGPPNVERLLGELNLNLSYKIVSLFRKDSLDVTDEDRQTIRKAVQETKSQKIVITHGTDTMAETARALIGIENKTIVLTGALEPALFKTSDAIFNVGCALGAVQSLEPGIYIAMNGAIFNADNVRKNLERNMFEEINPTG; from the coding sequence ATGAAGGATATTACAATTCTCACCACCGGCGGTACAATCGATAAGATCTACTTCGATGCCAAGAGTGAATATGAGGTCGGACCGCCCAATGTTGAGCGTTTGCTGGGGGAGTTGAATCTGAATCTCAGTTATAAAATTGTTTCCCTGTTTCGCAAAGACAGTCTTGATGTCACTGACGAGGATCGCCAAACCATACGCAAAGCGGTACAGGAAACAAAATCACAGAAAATTGTCATAACTCATGGCACAGACACCATGGCCGAAACAGCCAGGGCACTCATTGGTATTGAGAATAAGACCATAGTACTGACTGGAGCCCTGGAACCAGCCCTCTTCAAGACCAGCGATGCCATTTTCAATGTCGGCTGTGCGCTGGGCGCTGTACAATCTCTTGAACCCGGAATTTATATTGCCATGAACGGGGCAATATTCAATGCAGACAATGTGCGTAAAAATCTCGAACGTAACATGTTCGAGGAGATCAACCCCACCGGGTGA
- a CDS encoding sigma-54-dependent transcriptional regulator: protein MTVLVVDDEQVHRYMLSSMLKEWGWRCVEADDGTTAVAAVEQNSYDAVLMDIRMLKMDGREAFRRIREIQPALPVVLMTAYSSVDDAVLMIQEGAHDYLTKPLDFDRLRLALERAVDHRQVTEKRQQAPKERREVETAIIGESPKMLELLEMISYVAPTEATVLIYGESGTGKELVAEALHINSERRDGPFIKVNCAALAESLLESELFGHEKGAFTGADRQRDGKFVQADGGTLFLDEIGETSQAMQVKLLRVLQEQELQRVGGEVTVKVDVRIIAATNRDLEEEVRKGNFREDLYYRLNVVMLTSPALRERDGDIPLLVNHFVEKFAAKNRRTVSRVIPACMDLLCGYPWPGNVRELENAIERGVILMRGEELTEKSLPLSVQRFHQQQKETTVAKQPASLFEAEKKLILETLEKTEGNKSEAARRLGITRKTLQNKLNKYESEG from the coding sequence ATGACAGTTCTGGTTGTGGATGACGAACAGGTTCACCGTTACATGTTGAGCTCCATGCTGAAAGAGTGGGGGTGGAGGTGTGTTGAGGCGGATGACGGGACCACTGCCGTGGCGGCAGTTGAGCAGAACAGTTATGACGCGGTGCTGATGGATATCCGGATGTTGAAAATGGATGGGCGCGAGGCTTTTCGGCGTATTCGCGAGATTCAGCCAGCCTTGCCGGTTGTCTTGATGACCGCCTATTCTTCTGTAGATGATGCGGTCTTGATGATTCAGGAGGGGGCCCACGATTACCTGACAAAGCCCCTTGATTTCGACCGGCTCAGGCTGGCGCTGGAACGGGCTGTGGATCATCGCCAGGTTACAGAAAAAAGGCAGCAGGCACCCAAGGAGAGGCGGGAGGTTGAAACAGCTATTATAGGTGAGTCACCGAAGATGCTTGAACTTCTCGAGATGATCTCTTATGTGGCGCCAACGGAAGCTACGGTGCTCATTTACGGAGAATCAGGGACAGGTAAGGAACTGGTGGCCGAGGCGCTGCATATCAATAGTGAACGTCGTGATGGACCGTTTATTAAAGTGAACTGTGCCGCGCTCGCCGAAAGTCTCTTGGAATCGGAGCTGTTTGGCCATGAAAAGGGCGCATTTACCGGTGCTGACCGGCAGCGGGACGGTAAGTTTGTCCAGGCGGATGGTGGAACCCTTTTTCTGGATGAGATCGGGGAAACTTCCCAGGCCATGCAGGTAAAGCTGCTGCGTGTGTTGCAGGAGCAGGAGCTGCAGCGGGTGGGCGGTGAGGTGACGGTCAAGGTTGATGTGCGAATTATTGCTGCCACTAACCGCGATCTGGAAGAAGAGGTCAGAAAAGGAAATTTCAGGGAAGATCTCTACTATCGGCTCAACGTGGTGATGCTGACTTCACCGGCACTCCGTGAACGCGACGGGGATATCCCGCTTTTAGTGAATCATTTTGTAGAGAAATTTGCTGCCAAAAACAGAAGAACAGTCTCCCGCGTTATTCCGGCATGTATGGATCTGCTCTGCGGCTATCCCTGGCCCGGCAATGTCCGGGAGCTGGAAAATGCAATAGAACGCGGGGTAATCCTGATGCGGGGCGAAGAGCTGACTGAAAAGAGTCTGCCTTTGTCTGTCCAGAGATTTCACCAGCAGCAAAAGGAAACCACTGTAGCCAAGCAGCCTGCGTCACTCTTTGAGGCAGAGAAAAAACTTATTCTTGAAACGCTCGAAAAGACAGAAGGAAACAAAAGTGAAGCGGCGCGCAGACTGGGGATTACCCGGAAGACTCTGCAGAATAAGTTGAACAAGTATGAAAGTGAGGGGTGA
- the trpS gene encoding tryptophan--tRNA ligase, whose protein sequence is MKVLSGIQPSGQLHIGNYFGMMQEMISRMDSSELYVFIVDLHALTSVREGKKLATGTLEAAADFLALGLDPEKCIFWVQSDVPEVCELTWILSTLAPMGLIERCHSYKDKVAKGIVPSHGLFSYPVLMAADILLYQANQVPVGKDQKQHLEVARDLAQKFNNEYGETFVIPEPTISSTTAIVPGLDGQKMSKSYGNTIPIFMEGKQLKKRVMAIETDATPVEDPKDPDSCNLYALMKLFATPERMVEIRDLYVNGGAAYGYLKLELLDLLNDKFGEARAKKAEYLADPAELRKILARGADRAREKATVTLDLVREKVGLKY, encoded by the coding sequence ATGAAAGTCTTATCAGGTATTCAACCTTCGGGTCAGCTGCACATTGGCAATTACTTTGGCATGATGCAGGAAATGATCTCCAGAATGGACAGCTCCGAGCTGTATGTATTTATTGTTGATCTCCATGCACTCACTTCCGTCCGTGAAGGGAAAAAACTTGCCACCGGTACCCTTGAGGCAGCTGCTGATTTTCTGGCCCTCGGTCTTGATCCGGAAAAGTGCATTTTCTGGGTACAGTCAGATGTACCTGAAGTTTGTGAGCTAACCTGGATACTTTCAACTCTGGCGCCGATGGGGTTGATCGAACGATGTCATTCCTATAAGGACAAAGTTGCTAAAGGTATTGTGCCAAGCCATGGTTTGTTCTCATATCCTGTGCTGATGGCTGCCGACATTCTGCTCTACCAGGCGAATCAGGTACCGGTGGGCAAGGATCAGAAACAGCATCTTGAGGTTGCCCGTGATCTCGCCCAGAAGTTCAATAACGAATACGGCGAAACATTTGTCATCCCTGAGCCTACTATCAGCTCGACCACAGCAATTGTTCCGGGGCTTGACGGCCAGAAAATGTCCAAGTCCTATGGCAATACCATTCCGATCTTTATGGAGGGCAAGCAGCTCAAAAAACGAGTCATGGCCATTGAGACTGATGCCACCCCGGTTGAAGACCCCAAAGATCCCGACAGCTGTAATCTTTACGCATTGATGAAACTGTTTGCGACTCCTGAGCGTATGGTTGAGATTCGTGATCTCTATGTCAATGGCGGTGCTGCCTACGGTTACCTGAAACTTGAACTGCTCGATCTGTTGAATGACAAGTTTGGTGAGGCTCGCGCCAAAAAGGCAGAGTATCTGGCTGATCCTGCAGAATTGAGAAAAATTCTTGCCCGTGGAGCCGACAGGGCCAGGGAAAAAGCTACCGTAACTCTGGACCTGGTGCGGGAGAAGGTTGGTCTGAAATACTAA
- a CDS encoding translocation/assembly module TamB domain-containing protein, which translates to MKSVLRFTGALLLLIAALVFILGWSQPGLRLLARTAAGLTDGNVSYHAVYGTLASSWEVDNLKIHTPAAEIAIGSVKADWRPLEIFKNKLHVLSFRVQSVDVFLLEQEHVAEKEEQSREPVILPHLKLPIEVLLDSIKIEHARISSVSFPEIAYVEHLYLSLSGQEDTVRLSLLDLQAKGYSANLTGMLNTADGWQVELGGDATFSGYGVGPLAGTLHLAGPIEQLAAHVELNEPTRATVDGEITGLPNNFLWRADLDIERFQLENGHRILPEMMIGVKGPAHGDLKNYSGKLKGNLDYLFFDDVDFEIELSGNYDQIEFPYIHASNRKGEAELVEGLLSWDEELLWRGKLTLSDFDPSQLHQQFPGRIGLGLISSGSYTGEDGLQLLGDFSDIKGELRGFDLEGEGQIKVAQSTITLEGVNFTSDDAELQLEAMARMANGLDKPGESFEWQTDLSVKELNPSLFFADYPGSLSGSFTSNGIREQESLRGVVQVEQLEGVVRDYPVEGHGELLLTPDRLDIDNVILKSGTSELSLTGTAGEELDLSVNLESPDLSEFLVDLGGRVNLSGSVVGNRQQPDFSAKLLGSEIRYQELGVASVNAEIRGGVDPESVVSATVEAYGLQTGSPDSLVVEKIKLNLEGLVKQHELTGLLQVNEGLADFILSGGLSEEYEWAGDLQRFRVTGQNIGTWGQRGEAPLALSMDQALLDSLCVFAGKERICLSGMWEKENQSFSVDFGWQDMELSRLQPFLPVTDPVWGKSSADFSFRGNHGRFELGSGLMAIAKAGIGHRDEQTEDDWERTDLDNAVLRVNLAGDNLTAQIDAFFADQSKFRLDSEISNLGSLGKGLDELPLRGVVEADIRSLDFVAPLTDYRVRPSGSLSGTMDLSGTVAQPAITGKLDLTDGVVDVPSLGISLKDLKFTLSGAQNGVSLLAEAVSGAGWLKAQGDLGVGDGGVFGDFAFTGDSFDAVMLPEYAIQASPDLRLQFNEEGGHLSGKLHIPSAQVMPKNLKAAVSESGDVVFINGEEEQKAASWQFGISMLLTLGDEVKLSGYGLSGDLGGNLQIDMVPGSVMTGKGELSLEEGVFSIYGRSLDLVRSKLLFSGGPIDNPGIDARAEKVVSEGDATSEAVKVGVDVSGTVDNLEFVLYSDPPMDDTDILAYMVVGRSMSNTGQQDENLLSSAALALGLETSVGLVDRLTSLLPIDDMYIEGTTSEEMSLVVGKKLTDELYIGYDHNFFDQLGEWLLRYDLGKGFSVETRSSTEATGADILYSFER; encoded by the coding sequence ATGAAGTCTGTCCTCCGTTTTACAGGAGCACTCCTGCTGCTGATAGCAGCTCTGGTCTTTATCCTTGGTTGGAGTCAGCCCGGTTTGAGATTACTTGCCAGAACAGCCGCGGGGCTGACCGATGGCAACGTTTCGTATCATGCCGTTTATGGAACTCTGGCCTCCTCCTGGGAGGTCGATAATCTGAAAATCCATACCCCGGCCGCGGAAATTGCCATTGGCTCGGTGAAGGCCGACTGGCGACCGTTAGAGATATTCAAGAACAAGCTGCATGTTCTCTCTTTTCGAGTCCAGAGTGTGGATGTTTTCCTGCTGGAACAAGAGCATGTTGCCGAAAAGGAAGAACAGAGCCGGGAACCTGTTATTCTCCCTCACTTGAAGTTGCCGATTGAGGTCTTGCTCGACAGCATCAAAATAGAACATGCCAGAATCTCTTCCGTTTCCTTCCCCGAAATTGCCTATGTTGAGCATCTTTACCTGTCGCTTTCAGGCCAAGAGGACACTGTCCGGCTGAGCCTTCTGGATCTGCAGGCAAAGGGCTATAGCGCCAATTTGACAGGTATGCTCAATACCGCCGATGGCTGGCAGGTTGAGCTGGGCGGCGATGCCACCTTTTCGGGATATGGGGTTGGCCCCCTGGCTGGTACATTGCACCTCGCCGGGCCAATTGAGCAGTTGGCAGCCCATGTGGAGCTGAATGAGCCCACCAGGGCAACAGTGGATGGTGAAATAACAGGCCTGCCGAACAATTTCTTGTGGCGAGCGGACCTGGATATCGAAAGATTTCAGCTGGAGAATGGCCACCGGATTTTGCCGGAAATGATGATCGGGGTGAAAGGACCGGCCCACGGTGATCTGAAAAATTATTCAGGAAAGCTCAAAGGGAATCTGGATTATCTTTTTTTCGATGATGTCGATTTCGAAATTGAGCTTTCCGGCAACTATGATCAGATTGAGTTTCCATACATACACGCTTCGAACAGGAAGGGAGAGGCCGAGCTTGTCGAAGGGCTGCTTTCCTGGGATGAGGAATTGCTCTGGCGAGGAAAGCTGACACTCTCTGATTTTGACCCGTCACAGCTCCACCAGCAGTTTCCCGGCAGGATTGGCCTTGGGCTGATCAGCTCCGGCAGCTATACGGGAGAAGATGGTCTGCAACTGCTTGGTGACTTCAGTGACATCAAGGGGGAACTGCGTGGATTTGATCTGGAAGGTGAAGGACAGATTAAGGTTGCACAATCGACTATTACGCTTGAGGGGGTCAATTTTACCAGTGACGATGCTGAATTGCAGCTCGAGGCGATGGCTCGTATGGCGAATGGCCTCGACAAGCCCGGAGAATCTTTTGAGTGGCAGACCGATCTCTCCGTTAAAGAGCTGAATCCTTCCCTTTTTTTTGCAGACTATCCCGGCAGCTTGAGCGGCAGTTTCACCAGTAACGGTATTCGGGAACAGGAAAGCCTCAGAGGCGTGGTTCAGGTTGAACAGCTTGAGGGAGTGGTACGCGACTACCCGGTAGAGGGACATGGTGAACTTCTGTTAACGCCCGATCGACTCGATATCGACAATGTGATTCTCAAAAGTGGTACATCTGAACTGAGTCTGACAGGGACTGCCGGCGAAGAACTGGATCTTTCGGTGAATCTTGAATCTCCGGATCTCAGTGAATTCCTGGTTGATCTGGGGGGCAGGGTGAACCTGTCCGGAAGCGTGGTAGGTAATCGGCAGCAGCCCGATTTCTCGGCAAAACTGCTAGGCAGTGAAATCCGTTATCAGGAACTGGGGGTAGCCAGTGTCAATGCAGAGATACGGGGCGGAGTAGATCCGGAAAGTGTTGTTTCAGCCACAGTTGAGGCTTATGGCCTGCAGACAGGTTCTCCGGATAGTCTGGTAGTTGAAAAAATCAAACTCAACCTTGAGGGCCTGGTTAAACAACACGAATTAACAGGGTTGTTGCAGGTCAATGAGGGGCTGGCGGATTTTATTCTCAGTGGCGGTTTGTCAGAAGAATATGAGTGGGCTGGTGACTTGCAGCGTTTCCGGGTTACAGGACAGAATATAGGTACCTGGGGACAGAGGGGGGAAGCACCCCTTGCACTGTCGATGGATCAGGCCCTTCTCGACTCTCTATGCGTGTTCGCCGGGAAGGAACGAATCTGTCTGTCGGGCATGTGGGAAAAGGAAAATCAGTCATTCTCCGTGGATTTTGGCTGGCAGGATATGGAATTGTCTCGACTCCAACCCTTTTTGCCGGTGACTGATCCCGTGTGGGGCAAAAGCTCGGCCGATTTCAGCTTTCGAGGGAACCATGGCCGGTTTGAGCTGGGGAGTGGCCTTATGGCGATTGCAAAAGCGGGTATAGGGCACCGAGATGAACAGACTGAAGACGATTGGGAGCGTACAGATCTTGATAATGCTGTTTTGCGAGTGAATCTCGCTGGCGATAATCTGACAGCTCAGATTGATGCTTTTTTTGCCGACCAGTCAAAATTTAGACTGGATTCGGAAATTTCCAATTTGGGCTCTTTGGGCAAAGGGTTGGATGAGCTTCCTCTTCGCGGCGTCGTCGAAGCTGATATTCGTTCCCTTGATTTTGTTGCTCCCTTAACCGATTACCGTGTTCGTCCTTCAGGCTCTTTGTCCGGAACGATGGATTTAAGCGGAACAGTGGCTCAACCGGCCATCACCGGCAAGCTCGATCTGACGGATGGTGTTGTTGACGTACCTAGCCTTGGAATTTCACTCAAAGACCTGAAGTTCACCCTGAGCGGTGCCCAGAACGGGGTCAGTTTGTTAGCCGAGGCGGTCTCTGGCGCCGGTTGGCTTAAGGCCCAGGGGGACCTCGGGGTAGGTGACGGCGGTGTGTTTGGTGATTTTGCATTCACCGGGGACAGTTTCGATGCGGTTATGCTGCCGGAGTACGCTATTCAGGCCTCGCCTGATCTGCGTTTGCAGTTCAACGAGGAGGGAGGGCACCTCAGTGGCAAGCTTCATATTCCGAGTGCTCAGGTCATGCCGAAAAATCTCAAGGCTGCGGTCAGCGAGTCCGGTGACGTGGTATTTATCAATGGCGAGGAGGAACAAAAAGCTGCCAGCTGGCAATTCGGTATATCCATGCTGCTTACCCTTGGGGATGAAGTAAAGCTGAGTGGATACGGCCTGAGCGGCGACCTCGGGGGGAATCTGCAGATTGACATGGTGCCGGGCTCGGTTATGACTGGCAAAGGAGAGTTGTCTCTTGAAGAAGGAGTCTTCTCCATTTATGGTCGTTCCCTGGATCTGGTTCGAAGCAAGCTGCTCTTCAGTGGTGGTCCGATCGACAACCCCGGAATCGATGCACGGGCGGAAAAAGTCGTATCGGAGGGTGATGCAACCAGTGAAGCAGTTAAAGTGGGAGTGGATGTCAGCGGCACGGTTGATAATCTGGAGTTTGTGCTCTATTCAGACCCTCCGATGGATGACACTGATATTCTTGCCTATATGGTGGTAGGACGATCCATGTCAAACACCGGCCAGCAGGATGAAAACCTGCTCAGTTCTGCTGCTCTGGCTTTAGGGCTTGAGACAAGTGTCGGCCTGGTGGACAGGTTGACCAGTCTGCTGCCAATAGATGATATGTATATCGAGGGGACCACCAGTGAAGAAATGTCACTGGTGGTTGGCAAAAAGCTGACTGACGAACTGTATATCGGCTATGACCATAACTTCTTTGACCAGCTTGGTGAATGGCTGTTGCGTTATGACCTTGGTAAAGGTTTTTCGGTGGAGACCAGGTCTTCAACCGAGGCGACTGGCGCCGATATCCTCTATTCCTTTGAGCGTTAG
- a CDS encoding helix-turn-helix domain-containing protein — translation MKNSFQSDILPAEVSVADAARYLGVGRKIIYQLLEFGELRAVREGGRIIIDPCSLREFRQSGKHI, via the coding sequence ATGAAGAATTCATTTCAGAGTGATATACTTCCCGCAGAAGTATCTGTGGCGGATGCCGCACGATATCTTGGAGTTGGCCGCAAGATAATCTATCAATTGCTTGAGTTTGGTGAACTCAGAGCGGTGCGCGAAGGTGGCAGGATCATAATAGATCCGTGCTCGTTACGTGAGTTCAGGCAGAGTGGCAAGCATATATAA